A region of the Dyadobacter sp. CECT 9275 genome:
TGTTAGAGTCAAAAAGGATATCAGGATTTTTGATAACGTTTTGTTTGTTGACACAAGCACCCTAGGAAAAGCGTCCGTGATTGCTTCATATCGTAAAGACACAGGAGATCATCTAATTCTTCAAGAGGACGTCAATTGGTTTAACCTCAATTTCAGGGAACAGATAATAGAAATGGCTCTTCAAAAGAAAAAAGCTCTCAAAACGCTGGAAAGGTTGCAAGCCGAAGAGGAAACATCAACCCAAAAAAAGCAAGGGAGAAAAGGGCCGAAGTTTTGAGATTTTATCCTTGACGGAAATCAGAATTTAAGACTCCACAACTCTAAACAGGAGACAATCTTATTTGACATTATTAGCAATCATCTGAAAAAATCTTATTAATATAAGACTCACAATACAATCCCATTTATATATGCTAATTCAAGCTGCACAAAAAGACATTTTGCTCACATACTTCGTAACTGAATGTAAACTAGGTAAATGGACTGAAAGGGGGCTAGGTGAACTCAATGAAAGCTTGGAAGAGGTTGATGAAGAGAAAGCTATGTATTTGTATTTTGAAAGGATAGGACTAATTAATTGCAGAGACAACGAATTTAGTTTTATGAGTGTATCCTTCAAAGTCAATGTGGAAGCCCATGACTTCTACAATCGTGGAGGTTTCTACGGACAGGAAGATCTGTTTAAAAAGAACGTCGAAAAGCTTCTTTTGGAAGTTGAAAGATTAGAAATAATTGACTCATCTGGGTATTTCGGAGAAGTTGACCACCTGATTCCGTGGCAAATTGACCACCTAATTAACTGGCGGCCGGTAGTAGAAAATGCTAGTAGAAGCGATTCAAAATTAGTAAATAAAAGTTATAATTATTCGTAGCTGGTTTCGAGCTCCGTTTTTCGTTTTCTTCTCATTGATTCCCCCTTTAATTCAACCCGGTGTGCATCATGTACTATACGATCTAAAATGGCATCAGCAATGGTTTTTTCTCCTATTACTTCATGCCATTTGCTAACAGGCAACTGAGAAGTAATTATCAGGGATGTTTTTCCGTGCCTGTCTTCTATGATTTCCATCAGTGCTGCCCGGCTCTGGGCATCGAACGGCTGGATACCAAAGTCGTCCAGGATAAGAAGTTGTTGCCGTTCTATTTTTGTAATTTCTTTGATATAGGATCCATCCGCCTTGGCCATTTTGAGTTTGGCAAACAATTTGGGAGTACTGGCATACATTACGCGGTAGCCAAGTATACATGCCTGATGACCAATCGCAGATGCTACATAGCTTTTACCGATTCCGGTACTGCCTGTGATCAGTAGGTTTTCATTTCGGCCAATAAAGGAGCATTCTGCTAGGCGCATGATCTGATTACGGTCAATACTTCTATCAGCATGATAGTGGATATTTTCGACCATGGCCTTATAGCGGAACCGTGCGTACAAGATCTGGCGTTCGACCCGACGGTTATTTCTGTCATCCCATTCAGCGTCAACTAGATGAGCTAAAAGCTCATCCGCCGTGTAATCATTAGTCTTTCCACTTTCCAGGCTACTTTTAAAGGCATGGAACATGCCGTAAAATTTTAGCTTGCGTAACTTTT
Encoded here:
- the istB gene encoding IS21-like element helper ATPase IstB, which produces MNTNTLEKLRKLKFYGMFHAFKSSLESGKTNDYTADELLAHLVDAEWDDRNNRRVERQILYARFRYKAMVENIHYHADRSIDRNQIMRLAECSFIGRNENLLITGSTGIGKSYVASAIGHQACILGYRVMYASTPKLFAKLKMAKADGSYIKEITKIERQQLLILDDFGIQPFDAQSRAALMEIIEDRHGKTSLIITSQLPVSKWHEVIGEKTIADAILDRIVHDAHRVELKGESMRRKRKTELETSYE